In Streptomyces sp. NBC_01408, one DNA window encodes the following:
- a CDS encoding patatin-like phospholipase family protein — MSGETALVLGGGGLTGIGWECGILYGLARAGVDLAAADLVVGTSAGSVVGAQLTSGLLTPQELYERQLGDAEGESAARLGAGLLARYALAMVRSRDPKSYRQRVGAMALAARTAEEAERRQVLEARLVSHQWPERRLVVTAVDAHTGEPADFDRESGAGLVDAVSASCAVPGVWPPVTVGGRRFIDGGVRSATNADLAAGHARVVILAPLALGSGLVPSPAAQAARLRQAGARVLVITPSAEARKAFGRNVLDPARRDPAARAGLAQAAAHAAEAAAVWSG, encoded by the coding sequence ATGAGCGGCGAAACGGCACTGGTACTGGGCGGCGGCGGGCTGACCGGCATCGGCTGGGAGTGCGGGATCCTCTACGGACTCGCCCGCGCGGGCGTCGACCTGGCCGCCGCCGACCTCGTCGTCGGCACCTCCGCCGGTTCGGTGGTCGGCGCCCAGCTGACCTCCGGACTGCTCACCCCGCAGGAGCTGTACGAGCGCCAGCTCGGCGACGCCGAGGGGGAGAGCGCGGCGCGGCTCGGGGCCGGGCTGCTCGCGCGGTACGCGCTCGCCATGGTCCGCTCGCGGGACCCGAAGTCCTACCGGCAGCGGGTCGGCGCCATGGCTCTGGCCGCCCGCACCGCCGAGGAGGCGGAGCGGCGCCAGGTGCTGGAGGCCCGGCTCGTCTCGCACCAGTGGCCCGAGCGGCGGCTCGTCGTCACGGCGGTCGACGCGCACACCGGTGAGCCGGCCGACTTCGACCGGGAGAGCGGGGCCGGGCTGGTCGACGCGGTGTCCGCGAGCTGCGCGGTCCCCGGGGTGTGGCCGCCGGTCACGGTCGGCGGGCGGCGGTTCATCGACGGAGGCGTCCGCTCCGCCACCAATGCCGACCTGGCCGCCGGCCACGCCCGCGTGGTGATCCTCGCCCCGCTCGCCCTCGGCTCCGGGCTCGTCCCCTCGCCCGCCGCGCAGGCCGCCCGGCTGCGCCAGGCGGGGGCGCGGGTGCTGGTGATCACCCCGTCGGCGGAGGCGCGCAAGGCGTTCGGCCGCAACGTCCTGGACCCGGCCCGCCGGGATCCGGCCGCGCGGGCGGGCCTGGCGCAGGCCGCCGCGCACGCCGCCGAGGCGGCCGCCGTCTGGTCGGGCTGA
- a CDS encoding spermidine synthase: MPDVDRERAWLLTVDGAPQSYVDLDEPEHLEFEYVRRLAHVLDCAAEPGRPLDLLHLGGGALTLPRYAAATRPGSRQTVVEFDAALVELVAEHLPLPGGSGVTVHAADARAWLEAAPPRSADVVVADVFGGSRVPAQLTSVEYARQAARVLRPGGLYAANLADGAPFGFLRSQLANFGAVFGELALIAEPSVLRGRRFGNAVLLASDAPLEVAALARRCAADAFAARVESGDSLARFMRGALPVADADAEPSPAPPEGAFSLG, encoded by the coding sequence ATGCCGGACGTGGACCGGGAGCGGGCCTGGCTGCTGACCGTGGACGGCGCTCCGCAGTCGTACGTGGACCTGGACGAGCCGGAGCACCTGGAGTTCGAGTACGTACGCCGCCTCGCGCACGTCCTGGACTGCGCGGCCGAACCGGGGCGCCCGCTGGACCTGCTGCACCTGGGCGGCGGCGCGCTGACCCTGCCGCGCTACGCGGCGGCTACCCGCCCCGGCTCCCGCCAGACGGTCGTCGAATTCGACGCCGCCCTGGTGGAGCTGGTCGCCGAGCACCTGCCGCTGCCCGGGGGCTCCGGGGTCACGGTGCACGCCGCCGATGCCCGGGCCTGGCTGGAGGCGGCGCCCCCGCGGAGCGCGGACGTGGTGGTGGCCGACGTGTTCGGCGGCTCGCGGGTGCCGGCGCAGCTGACCTCGGTGGAGTACGCCCGCCAGGCGGCGCGGGTCCTGCGGCCCGGCGGGCTGTACGCGGCGAACCTGGCCGACGGGGCCCCCTTCGGCTTCCTGCGGTCGCAGCTGGCCAACTTCGGGGCGGTGTTCGGAGAGCTCGCGCTGATCGCCGAGCCGTCGGTGCTGCGGGGGCGCCGCTTCGGCAACGCGGTCCTGCTGGCCTCGGACGCACCGCTGGAGGTGGCCGCGCTGGCCCGGCGGTGCGCCGCCGACGCGTTCGCGGCCCGGGTGGAGTCCGGGGACTCGCTGGCCCGGTTCATGCGGGGCGCCCTGCCGGTGGCCGACGCCGACGCCGAGCCCTCCCCGGCGCCGCCGGAGGGCGCGTTCAGCCTGGGGTGA
- a CDS encoding MFS transporter codes for MSPSPTASPREPARRRPAWAGRNYSLLTGAAVVTNLGSHGALIAAAFAVLESGGSGGDVGLVAAARTLPLVLFLLIGGAVADRLPRHRVMVAANALNCVSQAAFALLVLTGDPQLWQMMLLTALCGTGTAFFNPAAEGMLLSTVSGEHANRAFALFRMAMNGAGIGGAALGGAMIAAIGPGWVLAVDAAAFAVAGALRAFLDVGHIPERTGGGGLLADLREGWVEFRTRPWLWSIVLQFSVVVAVVGAAEAVYGPLVARDRLGGPAPWGLALAFFGIGTLAGAVLMMLWKPRRLLLVGTLCVFPLALPSAGLAVPLPVWGLCAVMFVSGAAIEVFGVSWMTTMHQEIPEEKFSRVSAYDWFGSVSMLPLATALAGPAESAFGRTPALWGCAALVVLVTALVLLVPDVRRMTRKAPAKAVPAGPGAPGPAGAGPLVAAGHGAPDGVTPG; via the coding sequence GTGAGCCCTTCCCCCACCGCCTCCCCCCGTGAGCCCGCACGCCGCCGGCCGGCCTGGGCCGGCCGCAACTACAGCCTGCTGACGGGCGCGGCGGTGGTGACGAACCTCGGCAGCCACGGCGCTCTCATCGCGGCCGCCTTCGCCGTTCTGGAGTCCGGCGGGTCGGGCGGCGACGTCGGCCTGGTGGCCGCCGCCCGTACGCTCCCGCTCGTCCTGTTCCTCCTCATCGGCGGGGCCGTCGCCGACCGGCTCCCGCGCCACCGCGTGATGGTGGCGGCCAACGCCCTCAACTGCGTCTCGCAGGCGGCCTTCGCCCTGCTCGTCCTCACCGGGGACCCGCAGCTGTGGCAGATGATGCTGCTGACCGCGCTCTGCGGCACCGGTACCGCCTTCTTCAACCCGGCGGCCGAGGGCATGCTCCTGTCCACCGTCTCCGGCGAACACGCCAACCGCGCCTTCGCGCTGTTCCGCATGGCGATGAACGGCGCGGGCATCGGCGGCGCGGCCCTCGGCGGGGCGATGATCGCAGCGATCGGCCCGGGCTGGGTGCTGGCCGTGGACGCGGCGGCCTTCGCGGTCGCGGGCGCCCTGCGCGCCTTCCTCGACGTCGGCCACATCCCCGAGCGGACGGGGGGCGGCGGACTGCTGGCCGACCTGCGCGAGGGCTGGGTGGAGTTCCGCACCCGCCCGTGGCTGTGGAGCATCGTGCTCCAGTTCTCCGTCGTGGTCGCCGTCGTCGGCGCCGCCGAAGCGGTCTACGGTCCCCTCGTCGCCCGGGACCGGCTGGGCGGGCCCGCCCCCTGGGGCCTCGCCCTGGCCTTCTTCGGGATCGGCACCCTCGCCGGAGCCGTCCTGATGATGCTGTGGAAACCCCGTCGGCTGCTGCTGGTCGGCACCCTGTGCGTGTTCCCGCTGGCTCTGCCCTCCGCAGGTCTGGCCGTGCCCCTGCCGGTGTGGGGGCTGTGCGCGGTGATGTTCGTCAGCGGCGCCGCGATCGAGGTGTTCGGCGTGAGCTGGATGACGACCATGCACCAGGAGATCCCGGAGGAGAAGTTCTCCCGGGTCTCCGCCTACGACTGGTTCGGCTCGGTGTCGATGCTCCCGCTCGCCACCGCCCTGGCGGGCCCGGCCGAATCCGCCTTCGGCCGCACCCCGGCCCTGTGGGGCTGCGCGGCCCTGGTCGTCCTGGTCACCGCGCTGGTCCTGCTGGTCCCCGACGTCCGCCGGATGACCCGCAAGGCACCCGCCAAGGCGGTCCCGGCCGGGCCCGGCGCACCCGGCCCGGCCGGAGCCGGCCCCCTCGTCGCCGCCGGCCACGGCGCTCCGGACGGTGTCACCCCAGGCTGA
- a CDS encoding DUF4442 domain-containing protein: MSADQMNVGELLAATVPMARTLNLQFLETTPERAVVRLPDQPDYHNHVGGPHAGAMFTLAESASGAIVLAAFGDQLSRAVPLAVKAEIGYKKLAKGVVTATATLGRPAAEVVAELDAGGRPEFPVTIAIQREDEAVTGEMTVVWTLRPNA; the protein is encoded by the coding sequence ATGAGCGCAGACCAGATGAACGTGGGCGAACTGCTCGCCGCTACCGTGCCGATGGCCCGGACCCTGAACCTCCAGTTCCTGGAGACCACCCCCGAGCGCGCGGTCGTCCGGCTGCCGGACCAGCCCGACTACCACAACCACGTCGGCGGCCCGCACGCCGGCGCGATGTTCACCCTCGCCGAGTCCGCGAGCGGCGCGATCGTCCTCGCCGCCTTCGGCGACCAGCTCTCGCGCGCCGTACCCCTGGCCGTCAAGGCCGAGATCGGCTACAAGAAGCTGGCCAAGGGCGTCGTGACCGCCACCGCCACCCTCGGCCGCCCGGCGGCGGAGGTCGTGGCCGAACTCGACGCGGGCGGCCGCCCCGAATTCCCGGTCACCATCGCCATCCAGCGCGAGGACGAGGCCGTGACGGGCGAGATGACCGTGGTCTGGACCCTGCGCCCCAACGCGTAA
- a CDS encoding type II toxin-antitoxin system VapB family antitoxin produces MAKVNISLDAELVVEVMVLAGVGSPQDAVEAVVRDYIARGHRTEARVQRQDEARRDADSVPPPPQG; encoded by the coding sequence GTGGCCAAGGTCAACATCAGCCTCGACGCCGAGCTCGTGGTCGAGGTGATGGTCCTCGCGGGGGTCGGCTCGCCGCAGGACGCGGTGGAGGCCGTCGTACGGGACTACATCGCGCGCGGCCATCGCACGGAGGCGCGGGTCCAGCGCCAGGACGAGGCCCGGCGCGACGCCGACAGCGTGCCGCCCCCGCCGCAGGGCTGA
- a CDS encoding glycoside hydrolase family 3 protein yields the protein MSQAVSRRTAMRLLGAVGAALGTGGCVATVPPDAALRGASPTAPTAPPPAAGPGSAARVDALLERLTLEEKTALLHGAQDPAPLGQAGYLPGVPRLGIPALRLADGPAGVRVAAAATALPAPVLLASAFDPALAREYGRVIGREGRALGQDILLAPMANLIRTPYAGRNFETFAEDPRLTADLVAAVVRGIQDEGLVAAVKHYALHNQEQGRDTVDVTAAEQTLRETELRGFEAAVAAGAGAVTTAYNKVDGVHAGENEPLLGEVLRDDWGFDGWVMSGRDATHSTVAAIGAGLDMEMPAGTHFGRPLREAVRGGSVPEESVDLAVRRVLGTLDRFGLLDARPARRPPRDAAAGARIARTVAAAGAVLLRNEQETLPLTGAAARSIAVIGPTGQVPFVSGGGSAHVVPDAAAGPLAAIRQRAGNGSTVRYALGEDLYGRPLPPRLLTPPAALDDHRVDAGRGWSHEGEFRLAADDEWTLLVHYTGQRPSVRLDGEELFPVRQGAAEYFAGGLLAAAPDGMTVRRRTLALKAGTHRLAVNAQGGAGGQRFRLRHTTGATRAADLAEAVNAAKAARSVVLFAYEDATEGRDRTSLALPGGQEQLIEAVAAVNPRTTVVLNTSSSTTMPWLSRTGAVLQMYYPGQEGAGATAGILFGDTDPGGRLTQTFPADERATPVGGQPLRYPGAGGRLEYGEGVHVGHRWYDAQQVAPLFPFGHGLSYTTWQYEKLTVGPGGAGGERGGLRVEFTVRNTGRRKGTEVAQVYVGPSAELKLDQPVRALAGYRRLTLAPGEAQRVTVDVDARALSSWDPEEHAWVLGSGRREVFVGRSSRDLTLRSKVVVRSG from the coding sequence ATGAGCCAGGCCGTGTCCAGACGTACGGCCATGCGGCTGCTCGGAGCGGTGGGCGCGGCCCTCGGCACGGGCGGCTGCGTGGCCACCGTGCCGCCGGACGCGGCGCTCCGCGGGGCCTCGCCGACGGCCCCCACGGCGCCCCCGCCCGCCGCCGGGCCCGGGAGCGCGGCCCGGGTCGACGCCCTGCTGGAGCGGCTCACCCTGGAGGAGAAGACCGCCCTGCTGCACGGCGCCCAGGACCCGGCCCCGCTCGGCCAGGCCGGCTACCTGCCCGGCGTACCGCGGCTCGGCATCCCGGCGCTGCGGCTCGCCGACGGGCCCGCCGGCGTACGGGTCGCGGCAGCCGCCACCGCCCTGCCCGCGCCGGTCCTGCTGGCCTCCGCCTTCGACCCGGCGCTGGCCCGCGAGTACGGCCGGGTCATCGGCCGCGAGGGCCGCGCCCTGGGCCAGGACATCCTGCTGGCGCCCATGGCCAACCTCATCCGCACTCCGTACGCCGGGCGGAACTTCGAGACCTTCGCCGAGGACCCGCGCCTCACCGCCGACCTCGTCGCCGCGGTAGTCCGGGGCATCCAGGACGAAGGGCTCGTCGCCGCCGTCAAGCACTACGCCCTCCACAACCAGGAGCAGGGCCGCGACACCGTCGACGTGACCGCCGCCGAGCAGACCCTGCGCGAGACCGAGCTGCGGGGCTTCGAGGCCGCCGTGGCCGCCGGAGCGGGCGCGGTGACGACCGCGTACAACAAGGTCGACGGCGTCCACGCCGGCGAGAACGAGCCGCTGCTCGGCGAAGTGCTGCGGGACGACTGGGGGTTCGACGGCTGGGTGATGTCCGGCCGGGACGCCACCCACAGCACGGTCGCCGCCATCGGCGCCGGCCTCGACATGGAGATGCCCGCCGGAACCCACTTCGGGCGCCCGCTGCGCGAGGCCGTGCGCGGTGGCTCCGTACCCGAGGAGAGCGTCGACCTCGCCGTACGCCGCGTCCTCGGCACCCTGGACCGCTTCGGGCTGCTGGACGCCCGCCCCGCGCGGCGGCCCCCGCGCGACGCCGCCGCCGGGGCCCGGATCGCCCGCACGGTGGCCGCCGCCGGCGCGGTGCTGCTGCGCAACGAGCAGGAGACCCTGCCGCTGACCGGCGCGGCCGCCCGCTCGATCGCCGTCATCGGGCCCACCGGCCAGGTGCCCTTCGTCAGCGGCGGCGGCAGTGCGCACGTGGTCCCGGACGCCGCGGCCGGCCCGCTCGCCGCCATCCGGCAGCGCGCCGGCAACGGCTCCACCGTGCGCTACGCCCTCGGCGAGGACCTCTACGGACGGCCCCTTCCCCCGCGGCTGCTGACCCCGCCGGCCGCCCTCGACGACCACCGGGTGGACGCGGGGCGCGGCTGGAGCCACGAGGGGGAGTTCCGCCTCGCGGCGGACGACGAGTGGACCCTGCTCGTCCACTACACCGGGCAGCGGCCCAGCGTCCGTCTCGACGGGGAGGAGCTGTTCCCCGTCCGGCAGGGGGCCGCCGAGTACTTCGCGGGCGGACTGCTCGCCGCCGCGCCCGACGGGATGACGGTCCGCCGCCGCACCCTCGCGCTCAAGGCGGGCACCCACCGGCTCGCCGTCAACGCCCAGGGCGGAGCCGGGGGCCAGCGCTTCCGGCTGCGGCACACCACCGGCGCGACCCGGGCCGCGGACCTCGCCGAGGCCGTGAACGCCGCCAAGGCCGCGCGCAGCGTGGTGCTGTTCGCCTACGAGGACGCCACCGAGGGCCGCGACCGCACCTCCCTCGCCCTGCCGGGCGGACAGGAGCAGCTGATCGAGGCCGTCGCCGCCGTGAACCCCCGCACCACCGTCGTCCTCAACACCTCCTCCAGTACGACCATGCCGTGGCTCTCCCGTACCGGCGCCGTCCTCCAGATGTACTACCCGGGCCAGGAGGGCGCGGGCGCCACCGCCGGGATCCTGTTCGGTGACACGGACCCGGGCGGCCGGCTCACCCAGACGTTCCCGGCCGACGAACGGGCCACCCCGGTCGGCGGGCAGCCGCTGCGCTACCCGGGCGCGGGCGGCCGGCTGGAGTACGGCGAGGGCGTCCACGTCGGCCACCGCTGGTACGACGCGCAGCAGGTGGCTCCGCTGTTCCCCTTCGGGCACGGGCTCTCGTACACGACCTGGCAGTACGAGAAGCTGACCGTCGGGCCGGGCGGCGCAGGCGGAGAGCGTGGCGGGCTGCGCGTGGAGTTCACGGTCCGCAACACCGGCCGCCGCAAGGGCACGGAGGTGGCCCAGGTGTATGTCGGCCCCTCCGCGGAGCTGAAGCTCGACCAGCCGGTGCGCGCGCTGGCCGGCTACCGCAGGCTCACCCTGGCACCCGGCGAGGCGCAGCGGGTCACCGTCGACGTGGACGCCAGGGCGCTGTCGTCCTGGGATCCGGAGGAACACGCATGGGTGCTGGGGTCCGGCCGCCGGGAGGTGTTCGTCGGGCGTTCCTCGCGTGACCTGACACTGAGGTCAAAGGTGGTGGTGAGGAGCGGATAG
- a CDS encoding DedA family protein gives MHIQEWLETIPAVAIYLLVGLVIGLESLGIPLPGEIILVSSALLASQHGEIDPVVLGICAITGAIVGDSIGYAIGRRGGKPLLEKLGRRFPKHFGPEHVAMAERSFDKWGMWAVFFGRFVALLRIFAGPLAGVLHMPYWRFLIANVFGGILWAGGTTAVIYSVGVVAEPWLKRFSWMALLLAVLIGLTVTLVLRSRMKKAAAAARTEEPAPVPVAVAD, from the coding sequence GTGCACATCCAGGAATGGCTGGAGACGATTCCGGCGGTCGCCATCTACCTCCTGGTGGGGCTGGTGATCGGGCTGGAGAGCCTGGGCATCCCGCTGCCCGGAGAGATCATCCTGGTGAGCTCGGCGCTGCTGGCCTCGCAGCACGGGGAGATCGACCCCGTGGTCCTCGGGATCTGCGCGATCACCGGGGCGATCGTCGGCGACTCGATCGGTTACGCGATCGGGCGCCGGGGCGGCAAGCCGTTGCTGGAGAAGCTCGGGCGGCGCTTCCCCAAGCACTTCGGGCCGGAGCACGTGGCCATGGCCGAGCGCTCCTTCGACAAGTGGGGCATGTGGGCCGTCTTCTTCGGCCGGTTCGTGGCGCTGCTGCGGATCTTCGCCGGACCGCTGGCGGGTGTGCTGCACATGCCGTACTGGCGGTTCCTGATCGCGAACGTCTTCGGCGGCATCCTCTGGGCCGGCGGCACCACCGCCGTCATCTACTCGGTCGGCGTCGTCGCGGAGCCGTGGCTGAAGCGGTTCTCCTGGATGGCGCTGCTGCTGGCCGTGCTGATCGGCCTCACGGTCACGCTGGTGCTGCGCAGCCGGATGAAGAAGGCCGCCGCGGCGGCGCGCACCGAAGAGCCGGCGCCGGTTCCGGTAGCCGTCGCGGACTGA
- a CDS encoding gamma carbonic anhydrase family protein, translating to MTHQAAPAFVAGVGGKTPAIDPTAFTAPTSVVVGDVTLAAGASIWYSAVLRADCGPITLGADSNVQDNCTLHVDPGFPVSVGERVSIGHNAVVHGCTVEDDCLIGMGATVLNGAVIGAGSLVAAQALVPQGIVVPPGSLVAGVPAKVRRPLTEEEREGIKVNAAMYVELAKQHSAAVTALPDTP from the coding sequence ATGACGCATCAGGCGGCCCCGGCATTCGTCGCCGGGGTGGGCGGGAAGACTCCGGCCATCGACCCCACGGCCTTCACGGCGCCCACCTCCGTCGTGGTCGGCGACGTCACCTTGGCGGCTGGGGCGAGCATCTGGTACTCGGCGGTGCTGCGCGCCGACTGCGGCCCGATCACGCTCGGCGCGGACAGCAACGTGCAGGACAACTGCACGCTCCACGTGGACCCCGGCTTCCCGGTCTCCGTCGGGGAGCGGGTCTCCATCGGCCACAACGCCGTCGTGCACGGCTGCACGGTCGAGGACGACTGCCTGATCGGCATGGGCGCGACCGTCCTGAACGGCGCGGTGATCGGCGCCGGTTCGCTGGTGGCCGCGCAGGCGCTGGTCCCGCAGGGCATAGTGGTCCCGCCCGGCTCACTGGTCGCCGGGGTCCCGGCGAAGGTGCGCCGCCCGCTGACCGAGGAGGAGCGCGAGGGCATCAAGGTGAACGCCGCGATGTACGTGGAGCTGGCCAAGCAGCACAGCGCCGCGGTGACCGCCCTGCCCGACACCCCCTAG
- a CDS encoding DapH/DapD/GlmU-related protein — protein MPKKQNTFSSLTALRRRFANRAVHAGWRWMQQAGAVTAQTPGRLRFGAIGHGTRLAFPQGTVFGEPWIRLGDYCIVGEQVTLTAGMMPDLDLGTEPMLVLGNGVVIGRDSHVIADARITIGDDTFCGPGVYITSTNHSYDDPHQPVGKQWPRSEPVEIGPGCWLGTGAVILPGARLGRNVVVAAGAVVRGEVPDHAVVAGAPAKVVRRWEPETGWQPPLRTPAPVPIPDGMTPEQLRGLAELAETETA, from the coding sequence GTGCCGAAGAAGCAGAACACGTTCTCATCTCTGACGGCCCTGCGCCGCAGGTTCGCGAACCGGGCGGTCCACGCCGGCTGGCGCTGGATGCAGCAGGCCGGCGCGGTCACCGCGCAGACCCCGGGGCGGCTGCGCTTCGGCGCGATCGGGCACGGCACCCGGCTCGCCTTCCCCCAGGGCACCGTCTTCGGAGAGCCCTGGATCCGGCTCGGCGACTACTGCATCGTCGGCGAGCAGGTCACCCTCACCGCCGGCATGATGCCGGACCTCGACCTCGGTACGGAGCCGATGCTGGTCCTCGGCAACGGGGTCGTGATCGGCCGCGACAGCCACGTCATCGCCGACGCCCGGATCACCATCGGGGACGACACCTTCTGCGGCCCCGGCGTGTACATCACCTCCACGAACCACAGCTACGACGACCCGCACCAGCCTGTCGGCAAGCAGTGGCCGCGCAGCGAGCCGGTCGAGATCGGCCCGGGCTGCTGGCTGGGCACGGGCGCGGTGATCCTGCCGGGCGCGCGGCTGGGCCGCAACGTCGTGGTGGCCGCGGGGGCCGTGGTGCGGGGCGAGGTGCCGGACCACGCGGTGGTGGCGGGCGCCCCGGCGAAGGTCGTCCGGCGCTGGGAGCCCGAGACGGGCTGGCAGCCGCCGCTGCGCACCCCGGCGCCGGTCCCGATCCCGGACGGCATGACCCCGGAGCAGCTGCGGGGCCTCGCGGAACTGGCCGAGACCGAGACCGCGTAG
- a CDS encoding CoA-binding protein translates to MYGDPATIRKILTELGDTWAVVGLSNNRDRAAYGVARVLQGFGKRVVPVHPKAETVHGEPGYASLEEIPFKVDVVDVFVNSELAGPVADQAAAIGAEAVWFQLGVIDEAAFERTRKAGLAMVMDRCPAIEIPAL, encoded by the coding sequence GTGTACGGAGATCCGGCAACCATCCGCAAGATCCTCACCGAATTGGGCGACACCTGGGCCGTGGTGGGGCTGTCCAACAACCGGGACCGGGCGGCCTACGGGGTGGCGCGGGTCCTCCAGGGGTTCGGCAAGCGTGTGGTCCCGGTCCACCCGAAGGCGGAGACGGTGCACGGGGAGCCCGGGTACGCCTCGCTGGAGGAGATCCCGTTCAAGGTGGACGTCGTGGACGTCTTCGTGAACAGCGAGCTGGCGGGGCCCGTCGCCGACCAGGCGGCGGCCATCGGCGCCGAAGCCGTCTGGTTCCAGCTCGGCGTGATCGACGAGGCCGCCTTCGAGCGCACCCGCAAGGCGGGGCTGGCCATGGTCATGGACCGCTGCCCGGCGATCGAGATCCCGGCGCTCTAG
- a CDS encoding YigZ family protein: MKADQYVTVAREGVHESEINRSRFLCALAPAATEQEAQDFVARVRKEHPTASHNCFAYVIGADASVQKASDDGEPGGTAGVPMLQMLMRRDVRYAVAVVTRYYGGVKLGAGGLIRAYGGVVGEALDELGTVTRRRYRLATVTVDHQRAGKTQNDLRSTGRTVVDLRYGAAVEIEVALPEAELPAFEAWLADSTAGSATLTLGGETYAP, from the coding sequence GTGAAGGCAGACCAATACGTGACGGTGGCCCGTGAGGGCGTGCACGAGTCCGAGATCAACCGTTCGAGGTTCCTCTGCGCGCTCGCGCCCGCCGCGACCGAGCAGGAGGCGCAGGACTTCGTCGCGCGCGTCCGCAAGGAGCACCCCACCGCCTCGCACAACTGCTTCGCCTACGTCATCGGCGCCGACGCCTCGGTCCAGAAGGCCAGCGACGACGGCGAGCCCGGCGGCACCGCCGGGGTTCCCATGCTGCAGATGCTCATGCGGCGCGACGTCCGCTACGCCGTCGCCGTGGTCACCCGCTACTACGGCGGTGTGAAGCTCGGCGCGGGCGGTCTGATCCGGGCCTACGGCGGCGTCGTCGGCGAGGCCCTCGACGAGCTCGGCACCGTCACCCGGCGCCGCTACCGGCTGGCCACCGTCACCGTCGACCACCAGCGGGCCGGCAAGACCCAGAACGACCTGCGCTCCACCGGCCGGACCGTGGTGGACCTGCGCTACGGAGCGGCGGTGGAGATCGAGGTCGCCCTCCCGGAGGCGGAGCTGCCCGCCTTCGAGGCCTGGCTCGCCGACAGCACGGCGGGCAGCGCCACCCTGACCCTCGGCGGGGAGACGTACGCGCCCTGA
- a CDS encoding exonuclease SbcCD subunit D, with protein sequence MKFLHTSDWHLGRSFHRVNLLGAQAEFIDHLVETAREHEVDAVLVAGDVYDRAVPPLPAVELYDRALHRLAELGVPTVMISGNHDSARRLGVGAGLIDRAGIHLRTDPAGCADPVVLADVHGEVALYGLPYLEPALVKDEFGAAKVSHEAVLGAAMDRVRADLATRAPGTRSIVLAHAFVTGGQPSDSERDIAVGGVEAVPAAVFDGVDYAALGHLHGCQTINERVRYSGSPLAYSFSEDGHRKTMWLIELGAEGGITTAERIDTPVPRALARLRGPLDALLEDPAYGAYEDCWVEATLTDPVRPEDPMARLATRFPHALSLAFDPEGREEETGGSYAQRLKGRSDQEIAEDFVAHVRGGSGRADEAERAVLQAAFDDVRADDSRQETHR encoded by the coding sequence GTGAAGTTCCTGCACACCTCCGACTGGCACCTCGGCCGGTCCTTCCACCGCGTGAACCTGCTCGGCGCCCAGGCCGAGTTCATCGACCACCTCGTCGAGACCGCCCGCGAGCACGAGGTCGACGCCGTCCTCGTCGCCGGGGACGTCTACGACCGGGCCGTGCCCCCGCTGCCCGCCGTCGAGCTGTACGACCGGGCCCTGCACCGGCTCGCCGAGCTCGGCGTGCCCACCGTGATGATCTCCGGCAACCACGACTCGGCCCGCCGCCTCGGCGTCGGCGCCGGGCTGATCGACCGGGCCGGGATCCACCTGCGGACCGACCCGGCCGGCTGCGCCGACCCCGTGGTGCTGGCCGACGTACACGGCGAGGTGGCGCTGTACGGGCTGCCGTACCTGGAACCGGCCCTGGTCAAGGATGAGTTCGGCGCGGCGAAGGTCAGCCACGAGGCGGTGCTGGGAGCGGCCATGGACCGGGTCCGGGCCGACCTGGCCACCCGCGCGCCGGGCACCCGCTCCATCGTGCTGGCCCACGCCTTCGTCACCGGCGGGCAGCCCAGCGACAGCGAGCGCGACATCGCCGTCGGCGGGGTCGAGGCCGTCCCCGCCGCCGTCTTCGACGGGGTGGACTACGCCGCCCTCGGCCACCTCCACGGCTGCCAGACGATCAACGAACGGGTCCGCTACTCCGGTTCCCCGCTCGCCTACTCCTTCTCCGAGGACGGCCACCGCAAGACCATGTGGCTGATCGAGCTCGGCGCCGAAGGCGGGATCACCACCGCCGAGCGGATCGACACCCCCGTCCCGCGGGCCCTCGCGCGGCTGCGCGGCCCCCTCGACGCCCTGCTGGAGGACCCGGCGTACGGGGCGTACGAGGACTGCTGGGTCGAGGCCACGCTCACCGACCCGGTCCGCCCCGAGGACCCCATGGCCCGGCTCGCCACCCGCTTCCCGCACGCCCTCAGCCTCGCCTTCGACCCCGAGGGCCGCGAGGAGGAGACCGGCGGCTCCTACGCGCAGCGCCTCAAGGGCCGCAGCGACCAGGAGATCGCCGAGGACTTCGTCGCCCACGTGCGCGGCGGCTCCGGACGCGCGGACGAGGCCGAACGGGCCGTGCTCCAGGCCGCCTTCGACGACGTACGGGCCGACGACAGCCGCCAGGAGACCCACCGATGA